From one Enterococcus sp. DIV2402 genomic stretch:
- a CDS encoding flagellar hook-basal body complex protein, producing MLRSMYSGVSGMKNLQVKMDVIANNIANVNTIGFKSSRVMFQDIMSQTTTQATAGQPGGLGGTNMQQIGLGVQVGSIDTIHEPGAPTSTGRDLDFYLEGGGYFVVRDGEGNNLYTRDGIFTRDGNGDLVNSSGMKVMGAVSTNNTTAPDITNNSLLAALNVPEEFNGQAYQSMAIDKYGVVSAKYGNQDVIIGRVAVATFNNPDALQKLGGNNYGATVNTGNAILGAAGQNGSGMMQSGKIEMSNVDLSTEFTEMIVASRAYQANSRSITTSDEMLQELLNLKR from the coding sequence ATGTTAAGATCAATGTACTCAGGCGTTAGTGGAATGAAAAATTTACAGGTTAAAATGGATGTTATCGCAAATAATATTGCCAACGTTAATACAATTGGTTTCAAATCAAGTCGTGTGATGTTCCAAGATATTATGAGTCAAACCACAACTCAAGCAACAGCTGGACAACCAGGTGGACTTGGTGGAACAAATATGCAACAAATTGGTTTAGGTGTACAAGTTGGTTCCATTGATACAATTCATGAACCAGGCGCACCGACTTCAACGGGTCGTGATTTAGACTTTTATCTAGAAGGTGGTGGTTATTTTGTTGTCCGTGATGGTGAAGGAAATAACTTATACACTAGAGATGGTATTTTCACGCGTGATGGCAATGGGGATCTAGTAAATAGTTCAGGGATGAAAGTCATGGGAGCGGTGAGCACAAATAATACGACAGCACCGGATATCACTAATAACAGTCTTTTAGCAGCATTAAATGTTCCTGAAGAATTTAATGGTCAAGCTTACCAATCAATGGCCATTGATAAATATGGGGTAGTTTCAGCTAAATATGGCAATCAAGATGTAATTATTGGTCGAGTGGCGGTCGCAACTTTTAACAACCCCGATGCTTTACAAAAATTGGGTGGTAATAATTATGGCGCAACTGTAAATACAGGTAATGCAATTCTTGGAGCTGCTGGACAAAATGGCTCAGGCATGATGCAATCTGGAAAAATCGAAATGTCAAACGTTGATTTATCAACTGAATTTACTGAAATGATTGTTGCTAGTCGTGCTTACCAAGCAAACTCAAGAAGTATTACAACATCTGATGAAATGCTTCAAGAATTATTAAACTTGAAACGTTAA
- the fliF gene encoding flagellar basal-body MS-ring/collar protein FliF encodes MGARVNEWFEQVKDRWQNLSAMMKRIIVLGIMSLFIVIGTFYYISTRVEYGVLFTDLSQADAGIIVNDLKEKKIAYKLEDKGSTIMIDQQEIDGYRIDLAVENKLPDSSTGFELFDQSDMMTTDEDRKVMYQRALTGELERAIGSLDGVQKVKVILVTPDDGVFSSEKKDATASIILTLNKQLSDSAIQGIVTLASGAVENLNPENVKVVDGNGLVLAGSGEENSLSNASDRYIGIKNSYEETLEKKVKKLLEPIYGAENLQVSINVDLDFDSVESTRTTYNNPEIRSESVEATGSADAIQEAQTGQANDNVTVVTGDDAEGNRTYRRDVNNELDTEITKTISAPGMIERMTSSVVISGNLPADVQQEIRALVASAVGYNEERGDEIAIQGVTFTQAEAAAEENPTTNNQSTILNNLWIYLAIGGGVLLVSLIMLGTFFILRRRQQDDFLVDDDEEELMEEVIPNFNERSQSMSAEASFADSIASMVNPSSTSDSYDELDEEDTQTSRIKSKVVDRDKRAKQFADENPEIAAELIRAWTKEK; translated from the coding sequence ATGGGTGCCAGGGTAAATGAGTGGTTCGAACAAGTAAAAGACAGATGGCAAAACCTTAGTGCAATGATGAAGCGCATTATTGTTTTGGGAATAATGAGTTTATTCATTGTCATTGGTACCTTTTACTATATAAGCACAAGGGTTGAATACGGGGTGCTTTTTACAGACTTGAGTCAAGCAGATGCAGGGATCATTGTTAACGACTTAAAAGAAAAAAAGATTGCTTACAAACTAGAAGATAAAGGTAGCACTATCATGATTGACCAACAAGAAATAGATGGTTATCGGATTGATTTAGCAGTAGAAAACAAACTGCCGGATAGTTCTACTGGATTCGAATTATTTGACCAATCGGATATGATGACAACTGATGAAGACCGTAAAGTAATGTATCAACGGGCGCTAACGGGTGAATTAGAACGAGCAATTGGTTCGTTGGATGGTGTTCAAAAAGTAAAAGTTATTTTGGTGACACCAGATGATGGCGTTTTTAGCAGCGAGAAAAAAGATGCTACGGCGTCTATTATTTTAACGCTAAATAAACAACTTTCTGATTCTGCCATTCAAGGAATTGTCACCCTTGCTTCGGGTGCAGTTGAGAATCTAAATCCTGAAAATGTCAAAGTAGTTGATGGCAACGGGCTAGTTTTAGCTGGTAGCGGCGAAGAAAATTCCCTATCAAATGCTAGTGATCGTTATATCGGTATTAAGAATTCGTATGAAGAAACACTAGAAAAGAAAGTCAAAAAATTACTTGAACCAATTTATGGGGCAGAGAATCTACAAGTTTCAATCAACGTCGATTTAGATTTTGATTCTGTAGAAAGCACGCGAACAACTTATAATAATCCTGAAATTCGTAGTGAGAGTGTTGAAGCTACTGGTTCAGCAGACGCTATTCAGGAAGCACAAACGGGGCAAGCAAATGACAATGTGACGGTTGTAACTGGTGATGATGCAGAAGGAAATCGCACGTATCGACGGGATGTCAATAATGAACTTGATACAGAAATTACGAAAACCATTAGTGCTCCAGGAATGATTGAACGCATGACAAGTTCAGTTGTGATAAGTGGAAATTTACCTGCAGATGTTCAACAAGAAATTCGTGCTTTAGTAGCATCAGCAGTGGGATATAACGAAGAACGTGGCGATGAAATTGCCATTCAAGGTGTGACTTTCACACAAGCAGAAGCTGCTGCTGAAGAAAATCCAACAACGAACAATCAATCGACTATCTTAAATAATCTTTGGATATATTTAGCCATTGGTGGTGGCGTTTTATTGGTCTCTCTGATTATGTTAGGCACATTCTTTATATTACGCAGACGTCAACAAGATGATTTCTTAGTTGATGATGACGAGGAAGAACTAATGGAAGAAGTAATTCCCAACTTTAATGAGCGTTCACAATCAATGTCTGCAGAAGCTAGTTTTGCAGATTCGATTGCTTCAATGGTCAATCCGTCATCAACCTCTGATAGTTATGATGAATTAGATGAAGAGGACACCCAAACAAGTCGTATTAAATCGAAAGTAGTTGACAGAGACAAACGTGCGAAACAATTTGCCGATGAAAATCCTGAAATTGCTGCTGAATTAATTCGTGCATGGACAAAGGAAAAATAA
- the fliE gene encoding flagellar hook-basal body complex protein FliE, translated as MSNIQGLMDYQNQLRELQSSVGVPTLSENNTTSNKSFGAHLGEAIAGLNQNMNVIDSDTTRVISGDENDLAKVMINMTEAQLSLQTAVQVRNKCLEAYNDIKNMQF; from the coding sequence ATTTCTAATATCCAAGGTTTAATGGATTATCAAAATCAATTAAGAGAATTGCAATCATCAGTGGGGGTTCCAACGCTTTCTGAGAATAACACAACATCTAACAAATCCTTTGGTGCTCATTTGGGCGAAGCAATTGCTGGATTGAATCAAAATATGAATGTGATTGATAGTGATACGACACGTGTCATTTCAGGAGATGAAAATGATTTAGCAAAAGTCATGATTAATATGACTGAAGCACAATTATCATTGCAAACAGCAGTACAGGTTCGTAACAAATGTTTAGAAGCATACAATGATATTAAAAATATGCAGTTTTAA
- the fliJ gene encoding flagellar export protein FliJ: MEKFQFSLEKILDYRWIQENEAKREYASAQKALNEQEEILKQLIAEKGELMEIRETTVNRMQIQQWYLLDLNQKLTETVQTINELKHFVELKLQAYITAQKERKVLEKLSEKQMAEHQLAVNREEQKMLDEMANRKRIS; this comes from the coding sequence GTGGAAAAATTTCAATTCTCGCTAGAAAAAATTTTAGATTATCGTTGGATTCAAGAAAATGAAGCAAAAAGAGAATATGCTTCAGCACAAAAAGCACTGAATGAACAAGAAGAAATTTTGAAACAACTAATTGCAGAAAAAGGGGAATTGATGGAAATTCGTGAAACAACCGTCAATCGAATGCAAATTCAACAGTGGTATTTGTTAGATTTAAATCAAAAATTAACAGAAACAGTTCAAACAATTAATGAGCTTAAACATTTTGTAGAACTCAAATTACAAGCATATATTACCGCACAAAAAGAAAGAAAAGTTTTAGAAAAACTCTCAGAAAAACAAATGGCGGAGCATCAATTAGCTGTAAATCGTGAAGAACAAAAAATGCTAGATGAGATGGCAAATAGAAAAAGAATCAGTTAA
- the flgB gene encoding flagellar basal body rod protein FlgB translates to MDTYNLLKTAMQVSTTRAELISSNIANVNTDGYKAKRVEFENQLQKAIGQNQFNLSATNEKHLNNSSSINPRVIENNASSVKANGNNVDLEVEMVNQATNGLYYNALTAQLNGRYKMLNYVLSN, encoded by the coding sequence TTGGATACATATAATTTATTGAAAACTGCTATGCAAGTTTCCACAACACGAGCTGAATTAATTTCTAGCAATATTGCGAATGTTAATACTGACGGTTATAAAGCGAAACGCGTTGAATTTGAAAACCAACTACAAAAGGCTATCGGTCAAAATCAATTTAATTTAAGCGCCACAAACGAAAAACATTTAAATAATTCGTCATCAATAAATCCACGTGTGATAGAAAATAATGCCAGCAGTGTCAAAGCCAATGGAAATAATGTTGATTTAGAAGTGGAAATGGTAAATCAAGCGACAAACGGGCTTTACTACAATGCACTGACAGCTCAATTAAATGGTAGGTATAAAATGTTGAATTATGTCTTGAGTAATTAA
- the fliI gene encoding flagellar protein export ATPase FliI, with protein sequence MELTLPIDSYIEQAKRHSFFSVFGKVSEVVGLIIKVEGLDVFVGEICEIKIRNSNKTALSEVVGFVKQTVLLMPLDELEGIGPGCLVKATGKTLTVKVNDDLLGHTLDGLGRPLDDLVLNENSPEYEVINDSPDPFKRKRIAEIMSTGVRAIDGIMTVGEGQRMGIFAGSGVGKSTLLGMVARYCDADVIVIGLIGERGREVKEFIENDLGSEGYKKSVVVCATSDSPPLVRLKGAHVATAIAEYFRDQGKKVVLMMDSVTRFAMAQREIGLSIGEPPTTKGYTPSVFTALPKLLERSGMSDKGSITAFYTVLVEGDDMNEPIADAVRGILDGHILLSRKIASQNHYPAIDIQNSLSRLMKSLVSPEHHKHAGELKENMAAYSEAKDLIDIGAYQKGSNAVIDYAISLHQPINAFLRQQVEEPSDYEQTVMKLHALFSDVSTIRG encoded by the coding sequence ATGGAGCTAACATTACCAATTGATTCTTATATCGAACAAGCCAAAAGGCATTCCTTTTTTTCAGTATTTGGAAAAGTTAGCGAAGTGGTGGGTTTAATCATAAAAGTCGAAGGACTAGATGTATTTGTTGGAGAAATTTGCGAAATTAAAATCCGCAATAGCAATAAAACGGCGTTATCTGAAGTGGTAGGTTTTGTGAAACAAACGGTTTTGCTAATGCCTTTGGATGAACTAGAAGGCATTGGCCCAGGATGTTTAGTGAAAGCTACGGGTAAAACTTTAACCGTCAAAGTAAATGATGACTTGCTTGGTCACACGCTCGATGGACTGGGGCGACCGTTAGACGATTTAGTTTTAAATGAAAATAGTCCTGAATATGAAGTGATTAATGACTCTCCAGACCCTTTTAAACGAAAACGAATCGCTGAAATTATGAGTACAGGTGTACGCGCAATTGATGGCATTATGACAGTCGGTGAAGGTCAACGTATGGGGATTTTTGCCGGAAGTGGTGTGGGAAAAAGTACATTGTTGGGAATGGTTGCTCGTTACTGTGACGCAGATGTCATTGTCATTGGTTTAATCGGTGAACGTGGTCGTGAGGTAAAAGAGTTTATTGAGAATGATTTAGGTAGTGAGGGGTACAAAAAATCAGTAGTGGTTTGTGCGACGTCAGATTCGCCGCCTTTGGTTCGTTTAAAAGGAGCACACGTTGCTACCGCAATTGCTGAATATTTCCGTGATCAAGGCAAGAAGGTGGTATTGATGATGGACTCAGTTACACGTTTTGCTATGGCACAACGAGAAATTGGGTTATCTATCGGAGAACCACCCACCACGAAAGGGTATACTCCATCTGTATTTACAGCTTTGCCAAAATTGTTAGAGCGTAGTGGAATGTCTGATAAAGGCTCAATTACAGCGTTTTATACAGTTTTGGTTGAAGGGGATGACATGAATGAACCAATTGCTGATGCCGTACGCGGAATTTTAGACGGTCATATCTTACTTTCGCGTAAAATTGCTTCACAAAATCATTATCCAGCGATTGATATTCAAAATAGTTTGAGTCGATTGATGAAAAGTTTAGTTTCTCCAGAACATCATAAGCATGCCGGTGAACTAAAAGAAAATATGGCTGCTTACTCGGAAGCAAAAGACCTAATTGATATTGGTGCTTATCAAAAAGGAAGTAATGCTGTGATAGATTATGCGATTTCGTTACATCAACCAATCAATGCCTTTTTACGTCAACAAGTAGAAGAACCTTCTGATTATGAACAAACAGTTATGAAACTACATGCTTTATTTAGCGATGTATCAACGATTAGAGGGTAA
- a CDS encoding flagellar FlbD family protein — protein MIPVTSLSKKQFYLNPDLIYRLEETPDTMVTLVDGKTLLVIETADEVIQRIIEYRQKIQQPINLKEA, from the coding sequence ATGATTCCGGTCACATCGTTAAGCAAAAAGCAGTTTTATCTCAATCCTGATTTGATTTATCGTTTAGAGGAAACCCCTGATACTATGGTGACTTTAGTAGATGGAAAAACATTGCTTGTTATTGAAACGGCTGACGAAGTGATTCAACGAATCATTGAGTATCGCCAAAAAATTCAACAACCAATTAATTTAAAAGAAGCGTAG
- the flgC gene encoding flagellar basal body rod protein FlgC, which translates to MSIFNGLNINVSGLALERLKLDTISTNIANVNTTRTPEGGAYRKKSIDFAESLKNVSTTEQKRNSLATNRMSYGVRINGITEDQTVRTSYDPTNPDADENGYVEQSNVNMADEMVDMIQALRTYEANASAVEMNKSMLRKALEISKE; encoded by the coding sequence ATGAGTATTTTTAACGGCTTAAATATTAATGTTAGCGGTCTTGCTTTAGAACGCTTGAAATTAGACACGATTTCGACCAACATTGCGAATGTCAATACGACACGTACGCCTGAAGGGGGCGCTTATCGTAAAAAATCAATTGATTTTGCGGAAAGCTTAAAAAATGTTTCTACAACTGAGCAAAAGAGGAATTCATTAGCTACTAATCGCATGAGTTACGGGGTTCGTATTAATGGTATTACAGAAGATCAAACAGTTCGTACTAGTTATGATCCGACAAATCCCGATGCAGATGAAAATGGATATGTTGAGCAATCAAATGTAAATATGGCAGACGAGATGGTTGATATGATACAAGCTCTACGTACATATGAGGCAAATGCCTCTGCCGTTGAAATGAATAAAAGTATGCTACGCAAAGCATTAGAAATTTCCAAGGAGTAA
- a CDS encoding flagellar basal body rod modification protein: MTDAVNSLNFGGTYATSQKSDPSEISMDDFLKILSASMSNPTVSAGGGESGGNAGTDYIGQFVQFTTLQQIKEIGDGLNQSVRMSQQQQAFEMLGREVSVRDGEEIVTGKVEKVRFVDGYATIVVGGNEYYMSGIQEIGEKI; encoded by the coding sequence ATGACAGACGCAGTGAATAGTCTTAATTTTGGTGGAACATATGCCACGAGTCAAAAAAGCGATCCTTCAGAAATTTCGATGGATGATTTTTTGAAAATTCTTTCTGCATCGATGAGTAATCCCACTGTTTCGGCAGGTGGTGGTGAATCTGGAGGAAATGCTGGTACCGATTATATTGGACAGTTTGTTCAGTTTACTACTTTGCAACAAATTAAAGAAATTGGCGACGGACTAAATCAGTCTGTTCGTATGTCTCAACAGCAACAAGCGTTTGAAATGTTAGGGCGTGAAGTCAGTGTACGAGACGGAGAAGAAATTGTTACCGGAAAAGTAGAAAAAGTCCGCTTCGTTGATGGTTATGCAACCATCGTTGTTGGTGGGAACGAATATTACATGAGTGGTATTCAAGAAATTGGTGAAAAAATATAA
- the fliG gene encoding flagellar motor switch protein FliG, giving the protein MTTIDGIKKAAILLISLGSETSSKIMKLLPEDVIRKVSYEIANTDLVSPEERNAVLEELIETSSARQYVLDGGIDYAKELLNQALGPQRAKDVIDVLNQIQLRERPFNIVRKADVQQLINLLLNEHPQTVALILCYMQPEKAATVLSQFPDKLQVEIAERIGMISSTSPKIIRRIEGVIENKFSNVMENSTENVGGVHTLVEILNSASRGTEKNILTDLEKRQPDLSNEVKSSLFTFEDIVGLDRLDVQKVLRDVDNNMLVLALKGTTEDIREFIFANLSSRAVQNIKEEIQFMGPTRLSAIEEAQQHVVAVIRRLDEAGEIYIGRGEQDAVVK; this is encoded by the coding sequence ATGACTACCATTGATGGTATAAAAAAAGCAGCGATTTTATTAATCTCGCTTGGTTCAGAAACCTCCTCTAAAATTATGAAATTATTGCCGGAAGACGTTATTCGTAAGGTCAGCTACGAAATCGCAAATACTGATTTGGTTAGTCCCGAAGAAAGAAATGCTGTATTAGAAGAGTTGATTGAAACCTCCAGTGCAAGGCAATATGTTTTAGATGGTGGGATTGATTATGCAAAAGAATTATTAAATCAAGCATTAGGACCACAACGAGCAAAAGATGTCATTGATGTATTAAATCAAATTCAATTAAGAGAACGTCCATTTAATATTGTGCGTAAAGCAGATGTTCAACAATTGATAAATTTACTTTTGAATGAACATCCTCAAACAGTAGCATTAATTTTGTGTTATATGCAGCCTGAAAAAGCAGCTACAGTTCTTTCTCAATTTCCAGATAAACTTCAAGTGGAGATTGCAGAAAGAATCGGGATGATTTCTAGTACTTCACCAAAGATTATTCGTCGTATTGAAGGTGTAATTGAGAATAAATTCTCGAACGTAATGGAAAATAGCACCGAAAATGTTGGTGGTGTGCATACCCTTGTGGAAATTTTAAATTCAGCAAGTCGTGGTACAGAGAAGAATATCTTAACCGATTTAGAAAAACGTCAACCAGATTTATCAAACGAAGTCAAATCAAGCTTGTTTACTTTCGAAGATATTGTTGGTTTGGATCGTTTGGATGTACAAAAAGTATTGCGTGATGTTGATAACAATATGTTAGTTCTTGCATTGAAAGGAACAACCGAAGACATTCGTGAGTTTATTTTTGCTAACTTATCGAGTCGTGCAGTTCAAAATATTAAAGAGGAAATTCAGTTTATGGGACCTACACGATTATCAGCAATTGAAGAAGCACAACAACATGTGGTTGCTGTCATCCGTAGATTAGATGAAGCTGGCGAGATTTATATTGGAAGAGGCGAGCAAGATGCAGTGGTCAAATAA
- a CDS encoding flagellar hook-length control protein FliK, which produces MERIHQITNSTFPTTNHQSSAPDSTMFQMFFQQFQSASDEDVQSEETTVEHSELEQSMDEDTFSKANISKQEHSSQASSIPISTFATQSSQQSASTTNETSNMQQTTTRMDTEFLVGMEQKNSHAVFMQTNSPSTDVLGKSNEHRTTNLFKESVESYSNRVSENKMFAIQTVPSVNENPEVMTNEALPSPFSVEVTSDSSEKINSLPVNRSMEVNTVIEEQQFNPPLVNPTGDLLETVPDTKEMLTEAFQVTKEHLPTAQSFIENQLHQNSEILIGEFSQIEKDTLPQTSPETTGEESSSVATMDSASPDISWTNPLNSTSDNFMGETKQVEKNIEEQPLKNGVGIELSAELPTAELPTVASMVSERLRPTSDKFLGMDHQGEENLPEQLNAELPIAASIVPERLRSTSDKFLGMDHQGEENLPEQLNAELPIAASMVPERLRPTSDKFLGMDHQGEENLLEQSNPELSIHGSLFPNRLKSMSDQFLGPVTIEESIVTQPINSGELEATAELLTSVAKTKQTVPSSEVILDESSVIEKLSEQQTLNTDLENGIDEAVVLKNRTIDPEVDLPKGTQAVNETLPNKSSDTLVEKVLSSKVLSKEVAPTEIVQAPIIEKIVGSDKQQVPTVIEEVPETAKKTAAILDKSIPVDQEISEPKATNRVEVQSEKQSLPVENENVESTDQVHSTTKTESTDKSITPKSVGNSEIVTSSPTTIPVREAGTIALDVPKIQSGHGPTFEKVVQEIAKPIQQELQTMVRPNEKVVTFDLDPGDLGKIQVKMKVTAQSVSLELTVQSEQTKKMFEAITTRLDKVLQKQENVSVFTVTRSEPTIASTTDNQNSLSQSFQQGFSQERPMQQQRHPAGRYRKQQLEENVVEHEVESRVSILA; this is translated from the coding sequence ATGGAAAGAATTCATCAAATAACGAATAGTACGTTTCCAACAACCAACCACCAATCTTCAGCCCCAGACAGTACTATGTTTCAAATGTTCTTCCAACAGTTTCAGTCGGCATCAGACGAGGATGTTCAATCAGAAGAAACTACTGTTGAACATTCAGAGCTAGAACAGTCCATGGATGAGGACACTTTTTCTAAAGCGAATATATCCAAGCAAGAACATTCATCGCAAGCATCAAGCATACCCATAAGCACATTTGCTACTCAGTCAAGTCAGCAATCTGCTTCAACAACCAATGAAACTAGTAACATGCAACAAACGACCACTCGAATGGACACAGAATTTTTAGTTGGAATGGAACAAAAAAATAGTCATGCAGTTTTTATGCAAACGAATAGTCCCTCCACAGATGTTTTGGGTAAATCAAACGAACATAGAACGACTAATTTATTTAAAGAATCTGTTGAATCTTATTCTAATAGAGTTTCAGAAAACAAAATGTTTGCTATTCAGACGGTTCCATCAGTTAATGAAAATCCAGAAGTGATGACAAATGAGGCGCTGCCGTCGCCTTTTTCTGTAGAAGTAACAAGTGATTCGTCTGAAAAAATAAATTCTTTACCCGTCAATCGTTCGATGGAAGTAAATACCGTCATCGAAGAACAACAATTTAATCCACCATTGGTAAATCCTACAGGAGATTTGTTAGAAACGGTACCGGATACGAAAGAAATGCTAACAGAGGCGTTTCAAGTGACCAAAGAGCATCTGCCAACAGCTCAAAGCTTTATAGAAAATCAATTGCATCAAAATTCAGAAATCTTAATTGGAGAATTTTCTCAAATAGAAAAAGACACATTGCCACAAACAAGTCCAGAAACAACAGGTGAAGAGTCTTCGTCTGTGGCTACAATGGATTCAGCAAGTCCAGATATTAGCTGGACTAATCCTTTAAATTCAACTTCTGATAACTTTATGGGAGAGACGAAACAAGTAGAAAAAAATATAGAGGAACAGCCACTTAAAAATGGGGTTGGAATAGAACTATCAGCTGAACTGCCAACAGCTGAATTACCGACTGTCGCTAGTATGGTTTCCGAACGTTTGCGTCCAACTTCTGATAAATTTCTTGGAATGGATCATCAAGGAGAAGAAAATCTGCCAGAACAGCTAAACGCTGAATTACCGATTGCTGCTAGTATAGTTCCCGAACGTTTGCGTTCAACTTCTGATAAATTTCTTGGAATGGATCATCAAGGAGAAGAAAATCTGCCAGAACAGCTAAACGCTGAACTACCGATTGCGGCTAGTATGGTTCCCGAACGTTTGCGTCCAACTTCTGATAAATTTCTTGGAATGGATCATCAAGGAGAAGAAAATCTGTTAGAACAATCAAACCCTGAATTATCGATTCACGGCAGTTTGTTCCCAAATCGTTTGAAATCAATGTCTGATCAATTCCTTGGGCCAGTCACTATTGAAGAGTCGATAGTGACACAACCAATAAACAGTGGAGAATTAGAGGCAACAGCTGAACTGCTAACATCTGTTGCTAAGACCAAACAAACTGTTCCATCTTCAGAAGTGATTCTTGATGAGTCGTCAGTAATTGAAAAATTATCTGAGCAACAAACACTGAATACTGATTTAGAAAATGGGATAGATGAAGCGGTAGTATTGAAGAATCGAACAATCGATCCAGAGGTAGACTTACCCAAAGGCACACAAGCGGTAAATGAAACGTTGCCTAATAAAAGTTCAGATACGCTCGTTGAAAAAGTATTATCCAGCAAAGTACTGTCTAAAGAGGTAGCACCTACTGAAATAGTTCAAGCGCCAATTATTGAAAAAATAGTGGGTTCAGACAAACAACAAGTTCCTACTGTAATAGAAGAAGTACCAGAAACAGCTAAAAAGACAGCAGCTATCTTAGATAAGTCGATACCAGTGGATCAAGAAATTAGCGAACCAAAAGCAACAAATCGAGTGGAAGTACAAAGTGAGAAACAAAGTCTACCAGTTGAAAATGAAAACGTCGAATCGACAGACCAAGTTCATTCGACAACTAAAACTGAATCAACAGATAAATCGATCACACCAAAATCTGTAGGGAATTCAGAGATTGTAACCAGTTCACCAACGACGATACCTGTTCGCGAGGCTGGAACAATCGCTTTAGATGTACCGAAAATTCAAAGTGGACACGGACCTACATTTGAAAAAGTAGTTCAAGAAATAGCCAAGCCTATTCAGCAAGAGTTACAAACAATGGTGCGACCAAATGAAAAAGTGGTGACTTTTGACTTAGACCCAGGAGATTTGGGGAAAATTCAGGTCAAAATGAAAGTAACCGCTCAATCTGTTTCATTAGAATTAACCGTGCAATCAGAACAAACTAAAAAAATGTTTGAAGCGATTACGACACGCTTAGATAAAGTATTACAAAAACAAGAGAATGTGTCTGTGTTTACTGTGACTCGTTCAGAACCAACGATTGCTTCGACAACCGATAATCAAAACTCATTGTCACAGTCGTTTCAGCAGGGATTTTCACAAGAACGTCCAATGCAACAACAACGACATCCGGCAGGTCGATATCGAAAACAACAGCTAGAAGAAAATGTTGTCGAGCATGAAGTCGAAAGTCGCGTGAGTATTTTAGCTTAA
- a CDS encoding FliH/SctL family protein, translating into MQWSNNSLLKGSAIDKSTTAKSIVTTRPIIPERKEPEFNLTKNKTRAQQLSKEQRQLQQLEEMKAKILQEAHEEAEKIKQAALLEAAQIEQEAENVQIQAHQLGLAEGHEQGFQQGHEEGMQKVQEEAEHLFIQAKESLQEAIESSAIYVQEKRQEIIQLSVEMTQELIQTKLEIDNETILKIVEPILIKLEKPDQLIVIRANARYYDLLVEKMESRKQEIPFLRFLVLKDELMGPYDVSVESDEALVTFELEKELKRFLKQLTKE; encoded by the coding sequence ATGCAGTGGTCAAATAATTCTTTGCTAAAAGGTTCAGCGATTGATAAAAGTACAACAGCTAAATCGATAGTTACTACGCGACCAATCATTCCTGAAAGAAAAGAACCTGAGTTTAACTTAACCAAAAATAAAACTAGAGCACAGCAACTTTCAAAAGAACAGCGACAGTTACAACAACTCGAAGAAATGAAAGCTAAGATTTTACAAGAAGCACATGAAGAAGCTGAAAAAATTAAACAGGCCGCATTACTAGAAGCTGCTCAAATTGAACAAGAAGCAGAGAACGTACAAATACAAGCCCATCAACTTGGCTTAGCAGAAGGTCATGAACAAGGCTTTCAACAAGGCCATGAAGAAGGCATGCAAAAGGTTCAAGAAGAGGCTGAACATTTATTTATTCAAGCCAAAGAATCTTTACAAGAAGCCATTGAAAGCAGTGCGATTTATGTGCAAGAAAAGCGTCAAGAAATCATTCAATTGAGTGTTGAGATGACGCAAGAATTGATTCAAACCAAATTAGAGATAGATAACGAAACGATTTTAAAAATCGTTGAACCAATCTTGATTAAGCTAGAAAAGCCCGACCAACTAATCGTTATTCGAGCAAATGCACGCTATTACGATCTGTTGGTAGAAAAAATGGAATCCAGAAAACAAGAAATACCTTTCTTAAGATTTTTAGTTTTGAAAGACGAACTTATGGGACCTTATGATGTATCAGTGGAATCGGATGAAGCACTGGTAACTTTTGAATTAGAAAAAGAATTAAAACGATTTTTAAAACAATTGACAAAGGAATGA